Proteins found in one Triticum urartu cultivar G1812 chromosome 4, Tu2.1, whole genome shotgun sequence genomic segment:
- the LOC125550726 gene encoding probable serine/threonine-protein kinase At1g54610 — MKIHIQFLRSSGKALNVFIGRFCSKCTKQEDSATSKSQTTDGTCIHGLIAPSSKDELSAVPEVAGDGRNTEVPNVQLKEKPVLGFDPPRKPRARHRLKIWISTRHNGIIGRYGNKLDLGFFKGAKRLSAEHLNTGWPDWLVTVAPEAVQGWAPLRADSFERLSKIGQGTYSSVYKARDLRTAKIVALKKVRFANTDPESVRFMAREICVLRKLNHPNVIKLEGIITSPVSQNLYLVFEYMEHDLVGLAATPELKFTKSQVKCLMQQIFSGLDHCHSKGILHRDMKGSNLLIDSNGVLKIADFGLATFYDPESRQPLTSRVATLWYRPPELLLGATRYSAAVDMWSTGCIFGELLAAKPIMPGRTEVEQIHKIFKLCGSPSDEYWQKLEVPPTGMFKPLCQYNRCIAENFKDLPPSALVLLDNLLALEPEARGTAASSLQSDFFRTEPLACSPSDLPKCPPSKEYDARLRQEEARRQRRPESVRSGIENPRENRAAYGSIKPQRLQHTKTRFNSAHLNPKDDQLTLATEVQPLGFDSTWNNGGNNYMDHHEVPERKYRSGRLANSNISRTKSSDMFKPESTGVGNIVPASHNKEMGVKGPMVDYKGKSKIVNLSGPLATQDGNIEDMLREHERNVQEAVRKARCIKS; from the exons ATGAAGATACATATTCAATTCCTTCGATCAAGTGGAAAGGCACTAAATGTGTTTATAGGCCGCTTTTGTTCTAAATGCACTAAACAAGAAGATAGTGCCACCTCGAAAAGCCAGACCACTGATGGCACGTGTATACATGGGTTAATCGCACCGTCCAGCAAGGATGAATTGTCGGCTGTACCTGAAGTTGCTGGTGATGGCAGAAATACAGAAGTGCCCAATGTCCAGTTAAAAGAGAAGCCAGTTCTTGGTTTTGACCCTCCTAGGAAGCCGAGGGCAAGACATAGACTCAAAATCTGGATCAGCACTCGGCACAATGGCATAATTGGACGATACGGTAATAAACTGGATTTAGGTTTCTTCAAGGGGGCGAAGCGGTTATCAGCTGAACATTTGAATACTGGATGGCCAGATTGGCTTGTGACTGTGGCACCTGAGGCAGTGCAAGGCTGGGCCCCACTGCGAGCTGATTCGTTTGAGAGATTAAGTAAG ATTGGACAAGGGACTTATAGTAGTGTTTACAAAGCTCGGGATCTTAGAACAGCCAAAATTGTTGCGCTCAAAAAGGTTCGGTTTGCCAATACAGATCCTGAAAGTGTGCGCTTTATGGCTAGAGAAATATGTGTTCTTCGGAAACTCAATCATCCCAATGTTATAAAGTTGGAAGGGATAATAACATCTCCTGTTTCACAAAACCTATATCTCGTCTTTGAATACATGGAACATGACCTTGTTGGCCTTGCTGCAACTCCAGAACTCAAGTTCACCAAGTCACAG GTCAAGTGCTTGATGCAACAGATATTTAGTGGCCTTGATCATTGCCACAGCAAAGGAATTCTTCATCGTGACATGAAGGGCTCCAATCTCTTGATTGATAGCAATGGTGTTTTGAAGATTGCTGACTTTGGCTTAGCTACATTTTATGATCCTGAGAGTCGGCAACCACTGACAAGCCGTGTTGCAACATTGTGGTACAGACCACCAGAACTTCTGCTTGGTGCCACCAGGTACAGTGCTGCTGTGGATATGTGGAGTACAGGGTGCATTTTTGGGGAATTGCTGGCTGCCAAGCCAATCATGCCAGGCAGAACTGAG GTGGAGCAAATTCACAAGATTTTCAAGCTCTGTGGATCACCTTCTGACGAGTACTGGCAGAAATTGGAAGTGCCCCCAACAGGGATGTTCAAGCCCCTGTGCCAGTATAACCGGTGCATTGCTGAGAATTTCAAAGATTTACCTCCATCAGCTCTAGTTCTTCTAGATAACTTGCTTGCATTAGAACCAGAAGCTCGTGGAACAGCTGCCTCAAGTCTTCAGAGTGAC TTTTTTAGAACAGAGCCACTTGCTTGCAGCCCTTCGGACTTACCAAAGTGTCCACCGAGCAAAGAATATGATGCTAGACTCCGACAAGAGGAAGCAAGAAG ACAAAGAAGGCCAGAATCTGTTCGATCAGGAATTGAGAATCCTAGAGAAAACCGTGCTGCATATGGTTCTATTAAACCGCAG AGGCTTCAGCATACCAAAACAAGGTTCAATAGTGCACATCTCAATCCAAAGGATGATCAACTGACGTTGGCTACTGAGGTACAACCTCTAGGGTTTGATTCCACATGGAACAATGGAGGTAACAATTATATGGACCATCACGAAGTACCTGAACGCAAATACAGATCTGGCCGATTGGCAAATTCCAACATTTCAAGGACAAAGAGCTCAGACATGTTTAAACCTGAATCGACTGGCGTAGGGAACATTGTGCCTGCTTCTCACAACAAAGAGATGGGAGTAAAAGGCCCAATGGTG GACTACAAGGGTAAGAGCAAAATAGTCAATTTGTCTGGTCCACTGGCTACTCAAGATGGGAACATAGAGGATATGCTCAGAGAACATGAGCGGAATGTTCAGGAAGCGGTGCGCAAAGCGCGCTGCATCAAGAGTTGA
- the LOC125553573 gene encoding glucuronoxylan 4-O-methyltransferase 2-like — protein sequence MTSPTLARKAKLKNHLVSAKAKLRQHVTLRRIVLVAAASAAAFILLLTVRTLSASHARSPGAASSTTSPPEAVRRNTQQQQQGGCAKLPGPVAEALVHYATANATLPQTAAEVAMTARLLAQRAPCNLLVFGGLGPDSALWAALNHGGRTAFLEEDAALITEVGARHPGLGLESHQVAYQTTLADADELLGLRGSPDCTASPPKDHPLSPDHFEGSPCKLAMRGLPAAFYETEWDVIMVDAPIGWVPEAPGRVGGAIYMAGMAARARRPGSGETEVLVHDVDRTVEDSFSRAFLCAGYLEEEVGRLRRFAIPSHREKEGMPFCP from the coding sequence ATGACGAGCCCCACGCTCGCGCGCAAGGCCAAGCTCAAGAACCACCTCGTCTCCGCGAAGGCCAAGCTCAGGCAGCACGTCACCCTCCGCCGCATCGTCCTCGTCGCCGCCGCATCCGCCGCGGCCTTCATTCTCCTCCTCACCGTCCGCACCCTCTCCGCCTCGCACGCCAGATCACCGGGCGCCGCCTCGTCCACCACCTCCCCGCCCGAGGCCGTACGGCGCAACACGCAGCAGCAACAGCAGGGCGGGTGCGCGAAGCTGCCTGGGCCCGTCGCCGAGGCGCTGGTTCACTACGCGACCGCCAACGCGACGCTGCCGCAGACGGCGGCCGAGGTCGCGATGACCGCGCGCTTGCTGGCGCAGCGCGCTCCGTGCAACCTCCTGGTGTTCGGCGGTCTTGGCCCCGACAGCGCGCTCTGGGCGGCGCTCAACCACGGCGGACGCACCGCCTTCCTCGAGGAGGACGCCGCCCTGATCACCGAAGTTGGCGCTCGCCACCCGGGCCTCGGCCTCGAGTCCCACCAGGTCGCCTACCAGACCACGCTCGCCGACGCCGACGAGCTCCTCGGCCTCCGCGGCTCCCCGGACTGCACCGCCTCCCCGCCCAAGGATCATCCACTCTCGCCGGACCACTTCGAGGGATCCCCATGCAAGCTCGCCATGCGTGGGCTGCCGGCAGCGTTCTACGAGACGGAGTGGGACGTGATCATGGTGGACGCGCCGATTGGGTGGGTGCCAGAGGCGCCGGGGAGGGTGGGCGGCGCGATATACATGGCCGGGATGGCGGCGCGGGCACGGCGGCCGGGGAGTGGCGAGACGGAGGTGTTGGTCCACGACGTGGACAGGACGGTGGAGGACAGCTTCTCCAGGGCGTTCCTGTGCGCAGGCTACCTTGAGGAGGAGGTCGGCAGGCTCAGGCGCTTCGCCATCCCGAGCCACAGGGAAAAGGAAGGAATGCCATTTTGCCCTTGA